The following coding sequences are from one Ctenopharyngodon idella isolate HZGC_01 chromosome 17, HZGC01, whole genome shotgun sequence window:
- the slc16a9a gene encoding monocarboxylate transporter 9a — translation MGALKDEGALDGGWGWMIVLTSFMAQFLSLGSPQSVGVLYPEWLSAFQEGKGMTAWVGSMVSGVALITSPVCSACVDNFGARPVTVFSGVMVAGGLMLSAFAPSVSFLIFSYGIVVGMGCGLVYAATLTITCQYFDKRRGLALGIVTTGTSVGGFTYATLQNELIELFGLEGCLLIVGALALNLMACAGPMRPMNLPGYYLKQRAALQRTEEPEPLYTKPTAIIIDSGSDLKTTPSSANNIVAIKLLITKESTELQESEGERNGRILSCSIVARAIKKRMRPYRRYMCETIELLQDRVFMAFCIAIFLFSLGAFPPVLFMEDVAQSEGLIDGIALIPLVSIVAMTTGIGKLVLGVLADMRWVNSLYLYALTLTGTGLTLLLIPVSKSYLTLQVLSAMVGFFSGNWSLTSYITTKIVGMERLSQAHGILMCFGGFGITLGPPVVGWFFDWTQSYDLAFYISGTCVLVSGLFLFLATLPCWNRTTEEGDSPPEEDINTLQRKHTLDCDKVASVA, via the exons ATGGGTGCTCTAAAGGATGAGGGTGCATTAGATGGTGGATGGGGATGGATGATTGTGTTGACCTCCTTCATGGCCCAGTTCCTGTCATTAGGATCCCCCCAGTCCGTTGGGGTGTTGTACCCCGAGTGGCTCAGTGCCTTCCAGGAAGGAAAAGGCATGACGGCTTGGGTCGGATCCATGGTGTCTGGTGTGGCACTCATCACCA GCCCGGTGTGCAGTGCCTGTGTGGATAATTTCGGTGCACGGCCAGTTACTGTCTTCAGCGGTGTGATGGTGGCCGGCGGTCTGATGCTGAGCGCTTTTGCTCCGAGTGTCTCTTTTCTCATCTTCTCCTACGGCATTGTTGTCG gCATGGGTTGCGGACTTGTCTATGCTGCCACATTGACCATAACCTGCCAGTACTTTGACAAGAGGCGTGGCCTAGCACTGGGCATTGTTACCACAG GTACAAGTGTGGGTGGGTTCACTTACGCCACACTCCAGAATGAACTCATTGAGTTGTTTGGATTGGAGGGCTGCCTGCTTATCGTTGGAGCGCTGGCGCTCAACCTGATGGCATGTGCTGGGCCAATGCGACCTATGAACTTACCTGGTTACTACCTAAAACAGAGAGCTGCTCTACAGCGTACAGAGGAACCAGAACCACTCTACACCAAACCAACTGCAATTATCATTGACTCTGGCTCAGATCTCAAAACCACACCCAGCTCGGCCAATAACATAGTCGCCATTAAGCTGTTGATCACCAAGGAATCCACAGAGCTGCAAGAGAGTGAAGGGGAAAGAAATGGCAGGATATTGTCCTGTTCAATAGTAGCACGAGCCATTAAGAAGCGGATGCGTCCCTATAGACGGTACATGTGCGAGACTATAGAGCTCCTACAGGACCGTGTCTTCATGGCTTTCTGCATTGCTATTTTCTTGTTCAGCTTAGGGGCATTCCCACCTGTTCTCTTCATGGAGGACGTAGCCCAGAGCGAGGGGCTTATCGATGGGATTGCACTAATACCCCTTGTCTCAATCGTTGCAATGACAACTGGCATTGGTAAGCTGGTCCTGGGTGTGCTGGCAGACATGCGATGGGTAAACAGCCTGTACCTGTATGCCCTGACGCTGACAGGCACAGGTTTGACTCTGCTGCTCATCCCAGTGTCTAAGAGCTACCTGACTCTGCAAGTTTTGTCGGCCATGGTTGGATTTTTCTCAGGGAACTGGTCTCTCACGTCCTACATCACTACCAAGATAGTGGGCATGGAACGACTCAGTCAGGCTCACGGCATTCTCATGTGCTTCGGAGGGTTTGGAATCACGCTTGGGCCACCTGTTGTAG GTTGGTTCTTCGACTGGACTCAGTCATATGACCTGGCGTTCTACATCAGTGGCACTTGTGTTTTAGTGTCTGGTTTGTTTCTGTTCTTGGCCACCCTGCCTTGCTGGAACAGGACAACGGAGGAGGGAGATTCTCCTCCAGAAGAGGACATCAACACTTTGCAGCGAAAGCACACTCTTGATTGTGACAAAGTAGCCTCTGTGGCTTGA